The Mycolicibacterium monacense genome contains the following window.
TGTCGATGCCCTTCATCGAGATGCCGCACCGCGCAGCGGCATTGCCCTCGATGACCAGCAGCCCACCGTGGCCGGTGGCGCCCGCCGACTGCGACGCGTTGCCCTTCACCCACACGGTGCCGCTCATCATGTTCTCGGCGACACCCGTGCCGGCGTTGCCGTCGATGACGACCTCGGCCTGCTGGTTCATCCCCGCCGCGTAGTACCCGACGTGGCCCTCGACCGTGACGCGTACGGGGGCGTTGAGCCCCACCGCGACGTTGTGCGCGCCATCGGGATGTTCGATGACGAAGTCCCCGGCAAGGTCACCAGCGTGCAGCGCGGCGTTGACGTCGCGCAGGGGGGTGGTGCGGAGGTCGAAGGCCAGCGCCGACGAGCGCTCGCGCGAGGAGAAGCTCAGCGCTGCCATGCGTACACCACCTCGGGCTCGGGCTCCCAGATCGCGGCGTTCTCGACGCCGGGCAGTCCGGACAGCGCACGGTATTCACTGGCCATCGCGACCCAATCGGAGGTTTCGGCGATAACGGCGGGTTTGCAGGCGATCGCGTCGCGCACGACCGCGAACGAGTCGCGGTTGGACACCAGCAGTGTGTAGAAGCCGTCGAAGGTGGCGCACAGTTCCTTGAGTGCGGTTCCGACGTCGCGACCGGCGGCCAGTTCGTTTGCGACGAAGCGCGCCCCCACCTCGGTGTCGTTCTCGCTGTCGAATTGCACACCGGCGGCGCGCAATTCGCGTCGGATGGTCGCATGGTTGGCGAACGATCCGTTGTGAACAAGGCACTGGTCGGACCCGACGGCATACGGATGCGCCCCCGACGGGGTGACCGCGGATTCGGTGGCCATCCGGGTGTGCCCGACGCCCTGCCAGCCCTGCGCCGTCGACAGGCCCCACGCCTCGGTCAGCGTGTACGGGTCCCCGACGCCCTTGAGCACCGCCAGGTCCTCACCGAAACCGGCGACCAACGCATCGGGGAACGTCGCACGCGCCGCGGCGAGCAGCGCATCGGACTCGGCCTGTGCGGTCACCAGATAGGTGGCATCGAGCACCGTCACCGACACCGGCACGCCCAGCGCCGAACCCACCGCGTCGGTCACCGATTCTGGTGACGCCCCGATCTCCAGCAGTGACACGCAGCTGTGCCCGGGCGGCGTCCACGTCGGATCTCCGTAGACCGCGACACCCGCCGAATCGCTTCCGCGGTCGGACATTTCGCACAGCATTCCGGTGAGCAGTTCGCCCAGCCGCGGTTGGAGTTCGGGGTTGCGCAGGTGCAACCCGACGATCCCACACATGTGTCGCTCTCTTTCGTTGTCAGGACTTCAGAACGCCGTCAGGTACTGCTCGACCTCCCACGGGCTGACCGTGCCGTGGTAGTCGAAGAATTCGTGCCGCTTGAGGCCGGCGAAATAGCGTGCGACGCCGTCACCGGCGGCGTCGAGGACACCGGAGACGACGGGATCGGCCTCGAGTTCCTCGACCGCGTGCAGCAGGGTGGGCGGCAGCGTCGACCGGGTCTCCGCCACCGCGCCGACCGCGCCCGGATCGGCCGACCGCTTGATCCCGTCCAGTCCGGCGCCGAGCGCCGCCGCGACCGCGAGGTACGGATTGGCCGAGCCGTCACCGCCGCGCAGTTCGATGCGCTGGGCGTCGGGTACGCGGATGTAGTGGGTGCGGTCGTTGCCGCCGAAGGTGGCGCTGCGCGGCGCCCAGGACGCACCGGAGGCGGTACTGACGGCCCCGGTTCGCTTGTAGGAGTTGACCGTCGGTGCGATCACCGACTGCAGCGCACAGGCGTGGTCGAGGATGCCCCCGATGAAGGAGTACGCGGTGTCCGACAGGCCCAGGCCCCGTTCGTCGGATTCGCAGGGGAAGACCGGGGTGCCGCCGCTGGTCAGCGACAGGTGCAGGTGCAGGCCGCTGCCGGTCCGGTCCCCGAACGGTTTCGGCATGAACGTGGCCACCATCCCGCGCTCGGCGGCGATCATCGACAGCAGGTAGCGCAGCGTGATCACGCGGTCGGCGGTGGTCAACGCATCGGCGAACTGGAAATTCTGCTCGAACTGGCCGTTGCCGTCCTCGTGGTCGTTGGCGTAGTTGGCCCAGCCGAGCTGGTTCATCGCCGAGGAGATCGTGGTGAGGTGGTCGTACATGCGGGTCACCCCGCGCGCGTCGTAACACGGCTGGGCGGCGGTGTCGGCGGCGTCGGCCGTGGCGAGGCTGCCGTCGGCGTTGCGGGTGAGCAGGAAGTACTCGACCTCCGCGCCGACCCAGGGTTCGAAGCCGGCGTCGGCGGCCTGCTGAATGAGGCTCCTGAGGATGATGCGCGGCGCGTATGGCCACGGCTTGCCCTCGACATGCGGATCGCAGTGCACGATCGCCAGGCCGTCCTTGACGAACGGGATCGGGGTGAACGACGCGGCGTCCGGAATCGCCATCAGGTCAGGGTCTTTGGGTTCCTGACCCATGGCCCCGACCGCGTATCCGGCGAAGCCGACGCCCTCGGTGGCGAGCTGTTCGACCGCTTCGACGGGAACGAGCTTGGCGCAGGGCTTTCCGCGCAGATCGACGAACAGCGCGAGGATGAACTTGGTGCCGGTCTTCTCGGCGAGGGCGGCGAGATCGGTGGACATGGCAGAACCTCTGTCTCTTGTGATGAATCAATGTATCACGAGGGGAAACTCGATGGATATGCGAATGCGGCCGACACGAGGCTTGGGCAGCCCCGTGCCGGCCGCGGGTGGTGACTAGGCGGGTTGCCAGTCGTACGAGGACTCGCGGTGGAACTTCGCGTCGATGCCCTGCTCCTCCTCGTCGGGGGAGACGCGGATGCCGACGGTCTTCTTCAGCGCGAACGCGATGACGTAGGCCACCACGAACGAGTAGAGCATCACCGCACCGGCCGCGACAGCCTGCTTCCACAGCTGGTCGATTCCGCCGCCGTAGAACAGCCCGTTGACGCCGTTCGGCATCCCCTCGCTGGCGAAGAAGCCGATCAGCAGGGTGCCGATCACGCCGCCGACGAGGTGAACACCGACCACGTCGAGTGAATCGTCATAGCCGAAGCGGGTTTTGAGGCCGACCGCGTACACGCACACCGCGCCGGCGATACCGCCGACGAAGATCGCGCCGATCGGGGTGACCGCACCGCAGGCGGGGGTGATCGCGACCAGGCCGGTGATGGCGCCCGAGGCCGCGCCGACGCCGGTGACGTGGCCGTCCTTGATCTTCTCCACGGCCAGCCAGGCCAGCACCGCCGCGCAGGTGGCGACGAACGTTGTGACCATGACGATGGCGGCCGAATTGCCCGCGGCCAGTGCGGAACCGCCGTTGAACGCATACCAGCCGGCCCACAGCAGTCCGGCGCCCAGCAGCGTCAGCGGCACGTTGTGCGGTTTGCGCAGCTGGCCGAACATCGCGGATTTGCCGAGCACGATCGCCACGGCCAGCGCGGCGGCACCGGCGTTGATGTGCACCGCGGTGCCACCGGCGAAGTCGACGGCGCCCAGGGTGTTGGCGATCCAGCCGCCGACCGAGTTCTCGGTCACGACGCCGTCGAATGCGAAGACCCAGTGTGCGACGGGGAAGTACACGAGCACCGCCCACAGCGTGGCGAAGCCCATCCAGGCGCCGAACTTCATCCGGTCGGCGACGGCACCGGAGATCAGCGCGACGGTGATCGCGGCGAACAGCGCCTGGAAGACGGCGAAGAGGCTGATCGGCAGACCGTCGACGGTGGTCATCGGCTCCAGCAGGTCCGTCATGCCGGCGAACTCGGTGAAGCTGCCGACGAACCCTCCGTACGAGGTGCCGAACACCATGGAGAAGCCGAACAGGACCCACAGCAGCCCGACGGCTGCGACGGCCCCGAAGGTCATCATCATCATGTTGGTCGAGCTCTTCACGGAGACCATGCCGCCGTAGAACAGGGCGAGACCGGGGATCATCAGCGTGAGGCCGATGATGCAACACAGCATGAAGGCTGTGGTTCCTGTATCCATGTGAAACCTTTTCTGCGGTAAGCGGCCCACGGCAGGCCGATCACTGGCAGTAACCGATGTTTCTGTTACAGAGACAGGTTGGTTTGTGTTGCAACGGCGTTAATTGTGTTCAGAGCGACGGACGGCCCCACGCGCCGGCGAATGCGACGTCCACGAGGGGTAACCGCTCACGCGGCCGGGAGTCGCGTTCGACGATCGCCTCGTCGGCGTGCGCGTAGTCACCCAGCCGCCCGACCGCGACGACGGCCAGCGGACGCACACCGTCGGGTACGCCGAACGCCGCCCGCGCCGCGTCGACGTCGAAGCCGGCCATCGGATGGGTGATCAGTGACCGCGACACCGCCTCGACGCTGAGGTTGGCGATCGCGGCACCCGCATCCAGTACGGCGTAGCGGGCGGTGCGCTCGTCGTCCCCCTCGTCGGCGCACACCAGGATCAGCGCGCTGGCCGCCTTCGCGTAGCTGTTGCCGCGGCGCAGGACCGCGCCCAACGCCTCGAAGGTCGGATCGCCGCGGCGTCCGACGACGAACCGCACCGGTTGCCGACCGCCCCACGAGGCCGCCCAGCGCGCGGCCTCCAACAGTGCGATCAGCTGCTCGTCGGTGAGTTCGGCGGCCGGGTCGAAGGCGCGGGGGCTCCAGCGGGCGGCGAGGTCGGGGTGGATGGGCACCTGGGTCTGCGCGGCGCGGTCGGACGGTGGGTTGGCCACGCGTCGACGCTACCGGTGTGGCGTGCGTCGCCCCCGGACGGCGGAGGGAAAAAGCAGGTGCGCGCAGCCCTTATCCTTGGTGGGACTTTTTCCCGCGCGAAAGGCTAGTTCAGTGGCGCTCGTCGTCCAGAAATACGGTGGGTCCTCGGTGTCGGACGCCGAGCGTATCCGCCGCGTCGCCGAACGCATCGTCGAGACCAAGAAGGCGGGCAACGACGTGGTCGTCGTCGTCTCGGCGATGGGTGACACCACCGACGACCTGCTCGACCTGGCCAAGCAGGTGTGCCCGGCCCCGCCGGCGCGTGAACTCGACATGCTGCTCACCGCCGGTGAGCGCATCTCCAACGCCCTGGTGGCGATGGCCATCGAGTCCCTCGGCGCCCAGGCCCGCTCGTTCACCGGCTCGCAGGCGGGCGTCGTCACCACCGGCACCCACGGCAACGCCAAGATCATCGACGTCACCCCGACCCGGCTGCGGTCGGCGCTCGACGAGGGCCAGATCGTGCTCGTCGCCGGATTCCAGGGTGTGAGTCAGGACACCAAGGACGTCACCACGCTCGGCCGCGGCGGGTCGGACACCACCGCGGTCGCCGTGGCGGCGGCGCTCAACGCCGACGTCTGTGAGATCTACACCGACGTCGACGGCGTCTACACCGCCGACCCGCGCATCGTGCCCAACGCGCGCAAACTCGACACCGTCAGTTTCGAGGAGATGCTCGAGATGGCGGCGTGCGGCGCCAAGGTGCTCATGCTGCGCTGTGTGGAGTACGCCCGCCGCTATGACCTGCCCATCCACGTGCGCTCGTCGTACTCGGACAAACCCGGCACCATCGTCAAAGGATCGATCGAGGACATCGCCATGGAAGACGCCATCCTGACCGGAGTTGCTCACGACCGCAGTGAGTCCAAGGTCACCGTCGTGGGCCTGCCCGACGTCCCCGGTTACGCCGCCAAGGTGTTCCGCGCGGTCGCCGACGCCGACGTGAACATCGACATGGTGCTGCAGAACATCAGCAAGATCGAGGACGGGAAGACCGACATCACGTTCACGTGTGCGCGGGACAACGCCCCCGGTGCGGTGGAGAAGCTGACCTCGCTGCAGGACGAGATCGGGTTCACCCGCGTGCTCTACGACGACCACATCGGCAAGGTGTCGTTGATCGGCGCCGGGATGCGCAGCCATCCGGGCGTCACCGCGACGTTCTGCGAGGCGCTCGCGGAGGTCGGGGTGAACATCGACCTGATCTCGACATCGGAGATCCGGATCTCCGTGCTGGTCAAGGACACGGAATTGGACAAGGCGGTCGCCGCGTTGCACGAGGCGTTCGGCCTCGGCGGCGACGAAGAGGCCGTGGTGTACGCAGGGACGGGACGGTAATTCCGGATGGTCAACATCGGAGTGGTCGGCGCGACCGGCCAGGTCGGCCAGGTCATGCGCACCCTGCTCGAGGAGCGCGACTTCCCGGCCACCAGCGTCAGGTTCTTCGCCTCGGCCCGCTCGCAGGGTCGGAAGCTGCCGTTCCGCGGTCAGGAGATCGAGGTCGAGGACGCCGCGACCGCCGACCCGTCGGGTCTGGACATCGCGCTGTTCTCGGCGGGCGCGACCATGTCGCGGGTGCAGGCGCCACGGTTCGCCGCCGCCGGCGCCGTCGTGGTCGACAACTCGTCGGCCTGGCGTAAGGACCCCGACGTACCGCTGGTGGTCAGCGAGGTGAACTTCGAGCGCGATGCCGGTACTCGCCCGAAAGGCATCATCGCCAATCCGAACTGCACGACGATGGCCGCGATGCCGGTGCTCAAGCCGCTGCACGACGAGGCCGGTCTGGTGCGCATGATCGCGTCGACGTATCAGGCCGTCTCGGGCAGCGGTCTGGCCGGCGTCGAGGAACTGTTCGGTCAGGCCAGCGCCGTCGTCTCGGGCAGCCGTGACCTGGTGCACGACGGCGGCGCCGTCGACTTCCCGGCGCCGAACAAATACGTCGCGCCGATCGCGTTCAACGTGGTGCCGCTGGCCGGATCGCTGGTCGACGACGGTTCGGGGGAGACCGACGAGGACCAGAAGCTGCGCAACGAGAGCCGCAAGATCCTCGGCATCCCGGAGTTGCTGGTGAGCGGGACGTGCGTTCGGGTGCCGGTCTACACGGGCCATTCGCTGTCCATCAATGCCGAATTCGCCCAACCGCTTTCGGTCGATCGCGCGAAGGAACTGTTGGCGGCTGCGCCGGGGGTCAAGCTGGTCGACGTGCCGACGCCGCTGGCCGCCGCGGGGACCGACGAATCGCTGGTTGGCCGCATCCGCCAGGATCCAGGCGCGCCGGAGGGGCGCGGGCTTGCGCTGTTCATCTCCGGCGACAACCTGCGAAAAGGCGCGGCGCTGAACACCATTCAGATCGCCGAGTTGCTGGCCGCCCAGCTCTGACCGACTGGTGTACCGGGGCCGCGTGATCGCCGTCGCGGTGCTGGCTGCCGCGTTGTGTGTACCCGCGGCGCAGGCTCAACCACCGACACCGGTGCCCGGTCCCGTGCTGCCGCCGTTGGCGCCGGGGCAGGTGGTGCGGCTCGGCCCGACCGCCGGAACCGGAACGCCCACCCGTGATTACGGGATCGGCGCGACCGATCTCTGTGAGTTCATGGAGTTCCCGAGCGGGATCCTGCAGGTCTGCGGTGACAGCTTCGCCGGGCAGGGGGTCGGCTTCGGTGGCTGGTATTCGCCGGTCGCCCTGCACGTCGAGACCGACTCGATCCTCGACCCCGCGGGGGTGCGCTACGACCGGGTCACCGGGGTGGACGCCCCGTTGCTGGCCGATCCGACGCCGGCGGGATCGTCGCAACTGCCTGCCGGTGTGGTGCAGATCAACCGCGAGAACTACATGCTGGTCACGACCACCCGCGATCTGCGGCCGCAGAGCTCACGGTTGGTGAAAGCCGAAGCGGGGGAGGGTGGTTGGCGCACGGTGCCCGGTTCGGAGCGCGACGCCGGACATGCCGAGGGGCGACAGTCGCAGATCAGCGGTTACTACGATCCGATTCCGACGGTGGATTCGCCGAGCGGGTGGGTCTACATCGTGGCCGACAACTTCGACCGCAGCGGACCGGTGGTGCTGTACCGCGTTGCGCCGCAGGTGTTCACGGACCGCGATGAATGGCAGGGCTGGTCGGTCGAACGGGGTTGGGGCCACGAGCCGACGCCGCTGTGGGCCGACCGCGTCGGTGAGATGAGCGTGCGGCAGATCGACGGCAAGACGGTGCTCTCGTACTTCAATGCCAGCACCGGGAACATGGAGATCCGGGTGGCCGACAACCCGATCGGTCTGGGTGATGCGCCCGTGACGACGGTGGTGGTCGCGGAAGACTGGCCGGATCAGGCGGAGTTTCTGCCGCCACCGGAGGTCAACCGGTTGGCCCAGCCGTACGGCGGTTACATCTCGCCGGGCTCGACACTCGACGAGGTGCGGGTGTTCGTCAGTCAGTGGAACACCACTCCACTCGGTGACAATGCGCCGTACCGGGTGATCCAGTTCGCGGTCAACCCGTTCAAACCGGGACAACCGGTGCCCTGGCCGCCTCGCTGACGGCGGCCGCCACACCTTCACAGCGGATTCATAGCCCATACAGGACCCGCACAGAAGCGGCACTCGCATGATCGGGCGCATGACCGAAACACCTTCGACCCCAGCGTCGCCCGCCGACCCCAAGACCGAACCCGTCTTCACCGACACACCGCCCCCGGCCTACCCGGCCGCGCCCACCGAGGAGCGCCGCCGGCCCGGCCGCGTGACCACCATCGCCGCCTGGGTCGGCATCGTGGCGGGCGTCGTGTTCATCGTCGCCGTCGTCTTCTTCTCCGGGTTCGTGCTGGGCAAGAACTCCGGCGATGGATTTCAGCGGGGTGGGGGTGCCGGTCACGGCCAGATGATGTTCCACCGCGACGGGCCTCCCGGGATGTCCCCGATGGGTCCGCGCGGCCAGTTCGAACGGCCCGGCATGCCGTTCGGGCCAGGTCAGCCCGGTATGCAAACCCCGCAGCAGACCCAGCCGGGAAGCCCCGCGACCACGGCTCCCGCACGTCCGTGACGAGGCTCATGCCCAGCTAATCTTGACCCACTCCAGATACGGCGGACACTCGATGGAGTGACCCCGGCGCGTGAGACGACCCCCGAGGCCCGGCTGCGGGCCTCGGGTCTCCGTGTCACCGCGCCCCGGCTCGCCGTCCTGTCCGCCCTCGAACAGGCGCCGCACTCGACGGCCGACGACGTCGCGAAACAGGTGCGCGAGGCGCTCGGGAAGGTCTCCACCCAGGCGATCTACGACGTCCTGCGGGCCTGCGTCTCCGCCGGCCTGGTTCGGCGCATCGAGCCGGCGGGTTCGTCGGCGCGCTACGAGACACGCATCGGCGACAACCACCACCACCTGGTGTGCCGCCGCTGCGGCCGGGTGGCGGATGTCGACTGCATCGTCGGGGCGGCACCGTGCCTCGGCCACGCCCCCCTCGAGGACGGTTTCACCGTCGACGAGGCCGAAGTCGTCTTCTGGGGCACATGCGCGGATTGTCGCGCGGAGCCGCCGGCGGCCGGGGCGTCTTGCCGTCTGTGACCGGGCTGGCATGATCGTTGACCATGAGCATCGAAGTGAAGTACACCGCAGAGTCGACGGCCAGCGGCGGCGGCCGCAACGGCCACGTGAAATCCAGCGACGACAAGATCGACTTCGACACCCGCCCGCCCAAGGAGTTGGGTGGCAGCGGTGAGGGTGTGAACCCCGAGCTGCTCTTCTCGGCCGGCTACGCCGCGTGCTTCCTGGGTGCGCTGCGCCTGCAGGCCAAGAACAACGACGTCGAGATCGACGAGGCGTCGGCGATCACCGCCCAGGTCGGCTTCGGCCCGGACTCCGAGGGTGGCTTCGGCATCACCGCGCACCTGATCGGCTACCTGCCCGGGCTCGAGCAGTCCGTCGCCGATGACCTCATGGCGAAGGCGCACGCGTTCTGCCCGTACTCCAAGGCCACCCGCGGCAACATCGACGTGAAGCTGTCGGCGAAGGTCTAGTGCCCATGCGGCTTCTGGTGGGCGTCGCCGCGGCCGGTCTCGTACTGGCCGCGGCGCCGCTCGCACAGGCCCGCCCCTCGGATCCGGGCGTGGTCAACTACGCCGTGCTCGGCAAGGGTTCGGTGGGCAACATCGTCGGCGCCACCCTGCGGTGGGAATCGTTCTTCACCAACCCGGTGCAGGCGTTCTACGTCGACAACCCGGTCTGCAACAACTGGGCCGACATCGGGCTCCCCGAGGTCTACAACGATCCCGACCTGGCCTCGTTCAACGGCGCCGTCGCGCAGGAATCTCCCACTGACGCCACCCACCTGGTCAAACAGGCGATCGGCGTGTACGCCACGACCGACGCCGCCGAGCGTGCCTACCGCCGCGTCGTCGACCGCACCGCGGGCTGCGCGGGTCAGACCACCGCGATGCACCTCGACAACTTCACCACCCAGGTGTGGACGTTCACCGGCGGTCCCGCCGGCGTCGCGGACGCCGACTGGGTCAAACAGGAAGCGGGCACCGACCGGCGCTGCTTCACCACCACCCGCAAGCGCGAGAACGTCCTGCTGCAGGCGAAGGTGTGCCAATCCGGCAACGGCGGCCCGGCGGTCAACGTGCTGGCCGGCGCCATGCAGAACACGCTGGGGCAATGACCGGCGGCATTGCCGGCACGCGCATGTCACCAAGCTGTCACGCATAAATAGGGTGCACTTGTCGGTCCGCTCTGGACAATGAGGACGGTAGCGGTGATCGGCCGATCCCGCGGCTGCCAACCAGCGGTCCAGTCCCAGCGTCCGGACCCGGGGAGGGATGGGTTCAGATGACCGTTCCGACGACCTACGACCCGGGGTGCGATACGGCACCCGACGAATTCGCCTCGGCGGCCGACGCCGCCGAACACATCACCGAACACTGTCTGCACGACGGGCCGGTCGGCCAGGTCGGCCTCGAGGTCGAGGCGCATTCGTTCGATCTGGCGGACCCACGCCGTCGCCCCGACTGGGGTGAGGTGACGGATGCGATCGCCGGTGTCGGGGCACTGCCCGGGGGCAGCAGGATCACCGTCGAACCCGGTGGCGCGGTGGAACTGTCCGGCCCGCCCGCGGACGGATCGGTGGCCGCGATCGCCGCGATGACCTCCGACCGGGCCGTGCTGCGCACGGCCTTCGCGCAGCGCGGGCTCGGGCTGGTGCTCGTGGGCGCCGACCCGCTGCGCCGGCCGCGCCGCGTCAACCCCGGCGGCCGGTACTCCGCGATGGAGGCCTTCTTCACCGCGAGCGGTACCGGCGCGGCGGGTGCGTTCATGATGACCTCGACCGCGTCGATCCAGCTCAACCTCGACGCCGGACCCCGGCGCGGCTGGGCCGACCGGGTCCGGCTGGCACATGCGCTCGGCCCGACGATGATCGCCGCCACGGCCAACTCCCCGCTGCTCGCCGGCCGGTTCTCGGGGTGGCAGAGCAGCAGGCAGTGGGTCTGGGGTGAGCTCGACGAAGCCCGCTGCGGGCCGGTGCTCGGCGCCAGCGGGGACGACCCGGCCAGCGACTGGGCCCGCTACGCGCTGCGCGCCCCGGTGATGCTGGTGCACAATCCCGAGCCGGTGCCGGTCACGGACTGGGTGCCGTTCGCCGAGTGGGCCGACGGACAGACCCTCCTCGGCGGCCGGCGTCCGACACGGTCGGACCTCGAATACCACCTGACCACCCTCTTCCCGCCGGTGCGCCCGCGCCGCTGGCTCGAAATCCGTTATCTGGACGCGGTTTCCGACGCCCTGTGGCCGGCCGTCGCCTTCACGCTGACCACCCTGCTCGACGATCCGGCGGCCGCCGACATCGCCGCGGAGGCCACCGAGTCGGTGGCCACGGCCTGGGACCGGGCCGCGCGTATCGGGCTCGGCGACCGCCGACTGCACGCCGCGGCGCTGCGCTGCGTCGAGACCGCCGCCGAGCGGGCACCCGCAGCCGTGATGGAATCGATGCAGCAGTTGGTGCGTTCGGTCGAAGAAGGCAGATC
Protein-coding sequences here:
- a CDS encoding sensor domain-containing protein, translating into MRLLVGVAAAGLVLAAAPLAQARPSDPGVVNYAVLGKGSVGNIVGATLRWESFFTNPVQAFYVDNPVCNNWADIGLPEVYNDPDLASFNGAVAQESPTDATHLVKQAIGVYATTDAAERAYRRVVDRTAGCAGQTTAMHLDNFTTQVWTFTGGPAGVADADWVKQEAGTDRRCFTTTRKRENVLLQAKVCQSGNGGPAVNVLAGAMQNTLGQ
- a CDS encoding protein glxC produces the protein MAALSFSSRERSSALAFDLRTTPLRDVNAALHAGDLAGDFVIEHPDGAHNVAVGLNAPVRVTVEGHVGYYAAGMNQQAEVVIDGNAGTGVAENMMSGTVWVKGNASQSAGATGHGGLLVIEGNAAARCGISMKGIDIVVGGDIGHMSAFMAQAGRLVVRGDAGEALGDSIYEARLYVRGSVASLGADCVAKEMREEHHEELGRLLKAAGFEDDDTAAYTRYGSARELYHFHVDNTGSY
- a CDS encoding DUF4185 domain-containing protein produces the protein MIAVAVLAAALCVPAAQAQPPTPVPGPVLPPLAPGQVVRLGPTAGTGTPTRDYGIGATDLCEFMEFPSGILQVCGDSFAGQGVGFGGWYSPVALHVETDSILDPAGVRYDRVTGVDAPLLADPTPAGSSQLPAGVVQINRENYMLVTTTRDLRPQSSRLVKAEAGEGGWRTVPGSERDAGHAEGRQSQISGYYDPIPTVDSPSGWVYIVADNFDRSGPVVLYRVAPQVFTDRDEWQGWSVERGWGHEPTPLWADRVGEMSVRQIDGKTVLSYFNASTGNMEIRVADNPIGLGDAPVTTVVVAEDWPDQAEFLPPPEVNRLAQPYGGYISPGSTLDEVRVFVSQWNTTPLGDNAPYRVIQFAVNPFKPGQPVPWPPR
- a CDS encoding nitroreductase family protein; this encodes MANPPSDRAAQTQVPIHPDLAARWSPRAFDPAAELTDEQLIALLEAARWAASWGGRQPVRFVVGRRGDPTFEALGAVLRRGNSYAKAASALILVCADEGDDERTARYAVLDAGAAIANLSVEAVSRSLITHPMAGFDVDAARAAFGVPDGVRPLAVVAVGRLGDYAHADEAIVERDSRPRERLPLVDVAFAGAWGRPSL
- a CDS encoding organic hydroperoxide resistance protein; translation: MSIEVKYTAESTASGGGRNGHVKSSDDKIDFDTRPPKELGGSGEGVNPELLFSAGYAACFLGALRLQAKNNDVEIDEASAITAQVGFGPDSEGGFGITAHLIGYLPGLEQSVADDLMAKAHAFCPYSKATRGNIDVKLSAKV
- a CDS encoding aspartate kinase → MALVVQKYGGSSVSDAERIRRVAERIVETKKAGNDVVVVVSAMGDTTDDLLDLAKQVCPAPPARELDMLLTAGERISNALVAMAIESLGAQARSFTGSQAGVVTTGTHGNAKIIDVTPTRLRSALDEGQIVLVAGFQGVSQDTKDVTTLGRGGSDTTAVAVAAALNADVCEIYTDVDGVYTADPRIVPNARKLDTVSFEEMLEMAACGAKVLMLRCVEYARRYDLPIHVRSSYSDKPGTIVKGSIEDIAMEDAILTGVAHDRSESKVTVVGLPDVPGYAAKVFRAVADADVNIDMVLQNISKIEDGKTDITFTCARDNAPGAVEKLTSLQDEIGFTRVLYDDHIGKVSLIGAGMRSHPGVTATFCEALAEVGVNIDLISTSEIRISVLVKDTELDKAVAALHEAFGLGGDEEAVVYAGTGR
- a CDS encoding class II glutamine amidotransferase domain-containing protein encodes the protein MCGIVGLHLRNPELQPRLGELLTGMLCEMSDRGSDSAGVAVYGDPTWTPPGHSCVSLLEIGASPESVTDAVGSALGVPVSVTVLDATYLVTAQAESDALLAAARATFPDALVAGFGEDLAVLKGVGDPYTLTEAWGLSTAQGWQGVGHTRMATESAVTPSGAHPYAVGSDQCLVHNGSFANHATIRRELRAAGVQFDSENDTEVGARFVANELAAGRDVGTALKELCATFDGFYTLLVSNRDSFAVVRDAIACKPAVIAETSDWVAMASEYRALSGLPGVENAAIWEPEPEVVYAWQR
- a CDS encoding Fur family transcriptional regulator; the encoded protein is MTPARETTPEARLRASGLRVTAPRLAVLSALEQAPHSTADDVAKQVREALGKVSTQAIYDVLRACVSAGLVRRIEPAGSSARYETRIGDNHHHLVCRRCGRVADVDCIVGAAPCLGHAPLEDGFTVDEAEVVFWGTCADCRAEPPAAGASCRL
- a CDS encoding ammonium transporter; the encoded protein is MDTGTTAFMLCCIIGLTLMIPGLALFYGGMVSVKSSTNMMMMTFGAVAAVGLLWVLFGFSMVFGTSYGGFVGSFTEFAGMTDLLEPMTTVDGLPISLFAVFQALFAAITVALISGAVADRMKFGAWMGFATLWAVLVYFPVAHWVFAFDGVVTENSVGGWIANTLGAVDFAGGTAVHINAGAAALAVAIVLGKSAMFGQLRKPHNVPLTLLGAGLLWAGWYAFNGGSALAAGNSAAIVMVTTFVATCAAVLAWLAVEKIKDGHVTGVGAASGAITGLVAITPACGAVTPIGAIFVGGIAGAVCVYAVGLKTRFGYDDSLDVVGVHLVGGVIGTLLIGFFASEGMPNGVNGLFYGGGIDQLWKQAVAAGAVMLYSFVVAYVIAFALKKTVGIRVSPDEEEQGIDAKFHRESSYDWQPA
- the glnT gene encoding type III glutamate--ammonia ligase, which encodes MSTDLAALAEKTGTKFILALFVDLRGKPCAKLVPVEAVEQLATEGVGFAGYAVGAMGQEPKDPDLMAIPDAASFTPIPFVKDGLAIVHCDPHVEGKPWPYAPRIILRSLIQQAADAGFEPWVGAEVEYFLLTRNADGSLATADAADTAAQPCYDARGVTRMYDHLTTISSAMNQLGWANYANDHEDGNGQFEQNFQFADALTTADRVITLRYLLSMIAAERGMVATFMPKPFGDRTGSGLHLHLSLTSGGTPVFPCESDERGLGLSDTAYSFIGGILDHACALQSVIAPTVNSYKRTGAVSTASGASWAPRSATFGGNDRTHYIRVPDAQRIELRGGDGSANPYLAVAAALGAGLDGIKRSADPGAVGAVAETRSTLPPTLLHAVEELEADPVVSGVLDAAGDGVARYFAGLKRHEFFDYHGTVSPWEVEQYLTAF
- a CDS encoding aspartate-semialdehyde dehydrogenase, producing MVNIGVVGATGQVGQVMRTLLEERDFPATSVRFFASARSQGRKLPFRGQEIEVEDAATADPSGLDIALFSAGATMSRVQAPRFAAAGAVVVDNSSAWRKDPDVPLVVSEVNFERDAGTRPKGIIANPNCTTMAAMPVLKPLHDEAGLVRMIASTYQAVSGSGLAGVEELFGQASAVVSGSRDLVHDGGAVDFPAPNKYVAPIAFNVVPLAGSLVDDGSGETDEDQKLRNESRKILGIPELLVSGTCVRVPVYTGHSLSINAEFAQPLSVDRAKELLAAAPGVKLVDVPTPLAAAGTDESLVGRIRQDPGAPEGRGLALFISGDNLRKGAALNTIQIAELLAAQL